A part of Triplophysa dalaica isolate WHDGS20190420 chromosome 17, ASM1584641v1, whole genome shotgun sequence genomic DNA contains:
- the minpp1b gene encoding multiple inositol polyphosphate phosphatase 1b: MKSNCFLVNFTVVFLSITMVRLSFSILSRPSIAHYFGTKGRYEEVNPHLLNDIVFVNTSLVAPPSPNCNAVHMVCVIRHGTRYPTTENVKKLARLFDLVVSDASGSAPWLNFIKNKWKMWYTEDMDGKLVEKGRDDHRHLAMRLAKSFPTLISEESLSGNRIDFITSSKHRCVDSIKAFQEGLHKIWDLQDMDYKHYVDDSLLRFFDHCERFVNSVENNKTAMNEVHRFKSSSEMDAARRKIANRLQIPYDQFTPDMAEAAYFLCSYEFAIKSEISPWCNLLDESDAQVLEYKCELKQYWKRGYGHDINSKSSCPLFHDIFERLDKAAYDYRFREVVKTATIQVGHGETLLPLFSLMGFFKDEKPLTAENFSQQHNRKFRTGQIVPYAANLAFVLYECSDGLRVQLFHNEKPIPFPNMNQFAPLFESVKKHYSKLLQGCDFKKECDMPQKNLRNTEL, encoded by the exons atgaaatccaATTGCTTCCTAGTAAACTTTACAGTCGTTTTTCTTAGCATCACTATGGTTCGTTTGTCTTTCTCTATCCTCTCGCGACCATCTATTGCACATTACTTCGGGACAAAAGGCAGGTACGAGGAAGTAAATCCACATCTTTTAAATgacattgtgtttgttaacaccTCACTGGTCGCACCACCGTCTCCAAACTGTAATGCTGTTCATATGGTGTGCGTGATACGACATGGGACGCGTTATCCGACGACCGAAAACGTGAAGAAGCTCGCGCGCCTGTTTGACCTGGTGGTATCTGACGCGTCGGGTTCAGCGCCGTGGCtcaatttcattaaaaacaaatggaagaTGTGGTACACTGAAGACATGGACGGCAAGCTGGTGGAGAAAGGTCGGGATGACCACAGGCATTTGGCCATGCGATTGGCCAAGTCATTCCCGACTTTGATTTCCGAGGAAAGTCTCAGTGGCAACCGCATTGACTTTATCACCAGCTCCAAACACCGGTGTGTTGACAGTATCAAAGCTTTCCAGGAAGGTCTGCACAAAATCTGGGATCTGCAGG ATATGGATTACAAACATTATGTGGATGACTCACTCTTGAGATTCTTTGATCATTGTGAGCGATTTGTTAACAGTGTTGAGAACAACAAAACAGCTATGAATGAGGTTCATCGATTTAAGTCCTCAAGTGAGATGGATGCAGCTCGGAGGAAGATTGCCAACCGGCTTCAGATTCCATATGATCAGTTCACCCCGG ATATGGCAGAAGCAGCTTACTTTTTGTGCTCCTATGAGTTTGCCATCAAGTCTGAGATCTCCCCCTGGTGTAATCTGTTGGACGAATCAGATGCTCAA GTCCTGGAGTATAAATGCGAATTGAAACAGTACTGGAAGAGAGGATATGGACATGACATCAACAGTAAATCCAGCTGCCCTCTGTTTCATGATATTTTTGAGCGTCTTGATAAAGCTGCTTATGACTACAG ATTTAGGGAAGTAGTAAAAACTGCCACAATACAGGTCGGCCACGGTGAGACTCTGCTTCCTCTTTTCTCTCTAATGGGCTTCTTCAAGGATGAAAAGCCGTTGACAGCAGAGAACTTCTCACAGCAGCACAACCGCAAATTTCGCACCGGTCAGATTGTACCTTATGCAGCAAACTTAGCATTTGTCCTGTATGAATGCAGCGATGGACTCAGAGTGCAGTTATTTCATAATGAGAAGCCCATTCCATTTCCCAACATGAACCAGTTTGCTCCATTGTTTGAATCAGTCAAAAAGCATTACTCAAAACTCCTTCAAGGTTGtgattttaaaaaagaatgtGACATGCCTCAGAAAAACCTCAGGAACACTGAACTGTAA
- the papss2b gene encoding bifunctional 3'-phosphoadenosine 5'-phosphosulfate synthase 2b has translation MAGLKKQKTDLQRATNVVYQAHHVSRSKRGQVVGTRSGFRGCTVWLTGLSGAGKTTIGFALEEYLVSHAIPCYSLDGDNIRHGLNKNLGFTAADREENVRRIAEVAKLFADAGLVCITSFISPFTKDRNEARKIHESAGLPFFEVFINAPLEVCESRDVKGLYKKARAGEIKGFTGIDSDYEKPESSDLVLKTGEITVNDCIQQLVDLLKEQGIVPDGVNEEVNELFVPENKLDLVLSDANILPTVTITELDLQWVQVIAEGWATPLRGFMREREYLQVLHFGTLLDGGTINMSVPIVLPVSKDDKERLDGSAAFALEFEGRKVAIMRNPEFYEHRKEERCARQWGTTCPKHPYIKMVMESGDWLAGGDLEVFERIRWNDGLDHYRLTPRELRQKCKEMRADAVFAFQLRNPVHNGHALLMQDTKRRLLARGYKKPVLLLHPLGGWTKEDDVPLDWRMKQHAAVLEEGVLDPANTIVAIFPSPMMYAGPTEVQWHCRARMIAGANFYIVGRDPAGMPHPETKQDLYEPTHGGKVLTMAPGLTSLEIIPFRVAAYNKVKKAMDFYDKERHSEFEFISGTKMRSLARNDENPPDGFMALKAWKVLAEYYGSLKKDK, from the exons ATGGCGGGGTTGAAAAAGCAGAAAACG GACCTGCAGAGAGCGACCAATGTTGTGTACCAGGCTCACCATGTTAGCAGAAGTAAGCGTGGCCAAGTGGTCGGGACCAGAAGTGGTTTCCGTGGCTGCACTGTTTGGCTTACTG GACTGTCTGGTGCAGGAAAGACTACTATTGGATTCGCTTTGGAGGAATATCTGGTTTCTCATGCTATTCCTTGCTATTCCCTCGATGGCGACAACATTCGTCATGGCTTAAATAAGAATTTGGGCTTCACAGCAGCAGACAGGGAAGAGAACGTCAGACGTATCGCAGAGGTGGCTAAACTGTTTGCGGATGCTGGTTTGGTTTGCATAACTAGTTTCATTTCGCCATTCACTAAG GATCGAAACGAAGCTAGGAAGATCCATGAGAGTGCAGGTCTGCCTTTCTTTGAGGTGTTTATAAATGCCCCGCTGGAGGTTTGTGAGAGCAGAGATGTGAAAGGACTTTATAAAAAGGCTCGTGCTGGAGAAATTAAAG GTTTTACAGGAATAGACTCTGACTATGAGAAACCCGAATCTTCAGACCTTGTGTTGAAAACAGGAGAGATCACTGTTAATGACTGTATTCAGCAGTTAGTAGATCTCTTGAAGGAACAG GGTATTGTGCCAGACGGTGTGAATGAGGAGGTGAATGAGCTCTTTGTTCCAGAAAACAAGCTGGACTTGGTACTGAGTGATGCCAACATACTCCCCACTGTGACCATCACAGAG CTGGATTTGCAGTGGGTGCAGGTTATAGCTGAGGGTTGGGCGACTCCACTGAGAGGtttcatgagagagagagaatatctTCAAGTCTTACACTTTGGAACTTTGCTTGATG GTGGGACCATAAATATGTCCGTGCCCATCGTGCTGCCCGTATCCAAGGACGACAAGGAGAGATTGGACGGCTCTGCTGCTTTTGCCTTGGAGTTCGAAGGTCGAAAAGTGGCGATCATGCGCAACCCTGAGTTTTATGAGCACCGCAAGGAAGAGAGATGCGCAAGGCAGTGGGGGACGACATGCCCCAAACATCCCTACATTAAG ATGGTAATGGAGAGTGGTGATTGGCTGGCCGGTGGAGATTTGGAGGTGTTTGAGCGAATTAGGTGGAATGATGGTCTCGACCATTACCGTCTCACTCCGCGAGAGCTACGACAGAAGTGTAAAGAAATGAGAGcag ATGCAGTCTTTGCTTTCCAGCTGCGCAATCCTGTTCACAACGGTCATGCACTCCTGATGCAAGACACAAAGCGACGTCTGCTAGCACGAGGGTATAAGAAACCCGTGCTGTTACTACATCCTCTGGGTGGCTGGACCAAAGAGGATGATGTACCTCTGGACTGGCGCATGAAGCAGCACGCTGCTGTGCTGGAGGAAGGGGTTCTGGATCCAGCAAACACCATTGTGGCCATTTTCCCCTCACCTATGATGTACGCCGGGCCTACAGAG GTACAGTGGCATTGCAGGGCTCGTATGATCGCTGGGGCTAACTTTTACATCGTAGGACGTGACCCAGCAGGTATGCCTCATCCAGAGACAAAGCAGGACTTGTATGAGCCCACACACGGTGGAAAAGTGTTGACCATGGCTCCTGGCCTCACTTCTCTGGAGATCATTCCCTTCAGAGTTGCCGCATACAATAAAGTTAAGAAGGCCATGGACTTCTACGACAAGGAAAG acACAGTGAATTTGAGTTCATCTCGGGAACCAAGATGCGGAGCCTTGCCCGCAACGATGAGAACCCCCCAGATGGTTTCATGGCTCTCAAAGCATGGAAAGTCCTTGCGGAGTATTATGGCTCTTTGAAAAAGGACAAATGA
- the atad1b gene encoding outer mitochondrial transmembrane helix translocase → MVLKEIPADNITRPLGRNEVIGLLFRLTIFGAVTYFTIKWMVDAIDPTRKQKVEAQKQAEKLMRQIGVQNVKLSEYEMSIAAHLVDPLTMHISWRDIAGLDEIITELKDTVILPVQKRYLFEGSRLLQPPKGVLLYGPPGCGKTLIAKATAKEAGFRFINLQPSTLTDKWYGESQKLAAAVFSLAIKLQPSIIFIDEIDSFLRSRSSSDHEATAMMKAQFMSLWDGLETDFNCQVIIMGATNRPQDLDSAILRRMPTRFHINQPSLKQRRDILKLILENEKVESAVDLSEVAKNTEGFSGSDLKETCRDAALLCVRDFVHNDESAEGDCIRPICQDDLQKAILKMKKSRSAGMHEAFKHVPLD, encoded by the exons ATGGTATTGAAAGAGATTCCAGCTGACAATATCACCCGCCCTTTGGGCAGGAATGAGGTTATAGGTTTACTCTTCCGCCTTACGATATTTGGTGCCGTCACctattttacaataaagtgGATGGTGGATGCTATTGATccaacaagaaaacaaaaggtTGAGGCACAGAAACAG GCAGAGAAACTAATGCGACAGATAGGAGTGCAGAATGTCAAGCTTTCTGAATATGAGATGAGCATCGCAGCTCATCTTGTGGATCCATTGACCATGCAT ATTTCATGGCGTGATATCGCTGGCTTGGATGaaattataactgaactgaaagACACAGTTATACTTCCAGTTCAGAAGAGGTATTTGTTTGAAGGATCCAGACTTCTTCAACCACCTAAAG gaGTGTTGCTGTATGGGCCTCCGGGATGTGGGAAAACTCTAATCGCCAAAGCTACTGCCAAAGAGGCTGGATTCCGCTTCATTAACTTACAGCCTTCCACTCTCACTGACAAATGGTATGGAGAATCCCAGAAACTAGCTGCAGCCGTGTTCTCTCTGGCCATCAAACTACAGCCTTCTATTATCTTCATTGACGAGATAG ATTCCTTTTTGAGGAGTCGTTCGAGTTCAGATCATGAGGCCACGGCCATGATGAAGGCTCAGTTCATGAGCTTATGGGATGGACTGGAAACTGACTTCAACTGCCAG GTCATAATCATGGGAGCCACCAATCGGCCACAAGATCTTGATTCTGCTATACTGCGAAGAATGCCAACTCGATTCCACATCAATCAACCA agTCTCAAGCAGAGAAGAGATATATTGAAACTGATTCTGGAAAATGAGAAA gtGGAGTCCGCTGTGGACCTTAGTGAAGTTGCAAAAAATACTGAAGGGTTTTCAGGAAGTGACCTCAAGGAGACGTGCAGAGATGCCGCACTGCTCTGTGTGCGTGACTTTGTACACAATGATGaaag CGCAGAGGGAGATTGTATCCGTCCTATCTGTCAAGATGACTTGCAAAAGGCGATCCTCAAGATGAAGAAGTCCAGATCCGCAGGAATGCATGAAGCATTTAAGCATGTACCACTGGACTGA